Genomic DNA from Taurinivorans muris:
GTTTTCAGTTCTTCCTGCGCAAGCGCCGCATATTCCGTATCAGGATATTCATTGACAACACGGCTTGCATATTCTTCCGCCATTTGAACGTTTGAAGAAGCCCTGTCGATGGAACGGTAACTCAAACGCAAGGACCGCGCCGCCTGCAGCAAAACATACGGAATGGCTTCATGCCTTGGGTGCAAACTTTCAAAATCACGGTACGCATCCGCGGCATTGAGATAATCCTCATTCAAATACAGAGCATCCGCAAGTCCCAGTTCCGCTTCAATAACATAAGGACTGAAAGGGTAATTGTCTTTAATATCCGTAAACAGAAGCACCGCCTTTCCATACTCTTTCATCTGCATGGACTCAACGGCGACTTCAAATTTTTCCTGCACGGTATCGGTCGGAGTTTCGACAAAATAACTGTCGATAAGCCCGCCGCAGCCCGTTAAAGAAAAGCAGAACATCAAGGCAAGAACAAAATTACGCATTTAACTGCTCCAAATACCGAATGGCGGAATTTGCCGCAGTCGCGCCGTCACCAACAGCTGTGCAAACCTGGCTGCATAATTTCGCCCTGGTATCCCCGGCTGCAAAAATTCCGGGAATATTCGTCTGCATTTCCTGATCCGTGAGAATGAAGCCCTGTTCATTCCTTTCAAGATTTTCAGGCACAAAACGCGCATTGGAAACATGCCCGATGTACACAAAAATACCTTCCACCGGAAGTTCGCGTTTTTCATTGGTTTCAACATGCCGGACAATGACTTTTTTCAAAGTGGGCTCACCGGCGAGGCTATCCACGACGCAGCTTGTCACAAGTTCGATTTTTT
This window encodes:
- the bamD gene encoding outer membrane protein assembly factor BamD translates to MRNFVLALMFCFSLTGCGGLIDSYFVETPTDTVQEKFEVAVESMQMKEYGKAVLLFTDIKDNYPFSPYVIEAELGLADALYLNEDYLNAADAYRDFESLHPRHEAIPYVLLQAARSLRLSYRSIDRASSNVQMAEEYASRVVNEYPDTEYAALAQEELKTCRRLLAEREVFISNVYWNMGNYEAAYNRYTRIMEQFPDVEQVYEYSKKQAEASYILFRKESAEEIREQKEGSWKNWLKSWL